In Cytobacillus oceanisediminis, the following proteins share a genomic window:
- a CDS encoding phosphopentomutase: MAKAILLVIDSFGIGEMEDCGEFSPSDCRANTYKHIRESVGFLKIPTLYRLGLGALVDGKAAPANAYGCSALAHHGADTYLGHQEIAGSCPKRSNKRLMKDIHPDLAKALTEAGYQVEYPWEDRPVLLVNGACVIGDNLESSLGNIINLTADFNKMPFQELKEVGKIVRQNVDTSRVIAFGGPYTTIEHILSVVHEKNPGQWGVDAPKAKVYGKGYEVYHMGYGVNIDGQFPMIAARRGLKVHRIGKTADVLHGEGPADPIVDTEKVLKVLEKSYLEEEEDAAFLVNVQETDLAGHAEDAEWYARLLNTTDQWLAEFLPKMEEEDLIIIMADHGNDPTIGHSNHTREYVPILAAGKRVKPVNIGKRNSMADVGATISEFFGLPATEEGESFLEMIID; this comes from the coding sequence ATGGCAAAAGCAATTCTGCTGGTAATTGACAGCTTTGGCATAGGGGAAATGGAGGATTGCGGAGAGTTCAGCCCTTCTGACTGCAGGGCCAATACCTATAAACATATCCGGGAATCGGTTGGTTTTTTAAAAATCCCAACTCTATACAGGCTTGGGCTAGGTGCGCTTGTCGATGGCAAGGCAGCCCCTGCCAATGCTTACGGCTGCTCGGCACTGGCCCATCACGGGGCAGATACGTACCTCGGACATCAGGAAATTGCCGGAAGCTGCCCGAAGCGCTCGAATAAAAGGCTGATGAAAGATATTCATCCAGATCTGGCCAAGGCATTAACTGAAGCAGGCTACCAGGTTGAATACCCATGGGAAGACCGGCCGGTGCTATTAGTAAATGGTGCCTGCGTCATAGGGGATAATCTTGAATCTTCATTAGGAAACATCATCAATTTAACTGCTGATTTTAATAAAATGCCTTTCCAGGAGTTAAAGGAAGTCGGAAAGATTGTCCGCCAGAATGTAGACACCAGCCGGGTCATTGCTTTTGGAGGACCCTATACAACCATTGAACATATCCTGTCAGTTGTACATGAAAAAAATCCCGGCCAGTGGGGAGTAGATGCCCCGAAGGCCAAGGTGTACGGCAAAGGCTATGAAGTCTATCACATGGGCTACGGTGTAAACATAGACGGACAATTTCCGATGATAGCCGCCAGACGTGGCCTCAAAGTACATCGGATTGGCAAAACGGCAGATGTTTTGCATGGTGAAGGACCTGCAGATCCCATTGTGGATACCGAAAAAGTTTTAAAAGTTTTAGAGAAGTCTTATTTGGAAGAAGAAGAGGATGCGGCGTTTCTGGTTAATGTACAGGAGACAGACCTGGCAGGACATGCTGAGGATGCCGAATGGTATGCCAGACTGCTGAATACAACCGACCAGTGGCTCGCAGAATTCCTGCCCAAGATGGAAGAGGAGGACCTGATAATTATCATGGCCGACCATGGCAACGACCCGACCATCGGCCATTCCAACCATACGAGGGAATACGTCCCGATCCTCGCTGCCGGTAAGCGGGTAAAACCGGTTAACATCGGAAAACGCAATTCGATGGCTGACG